The DNA segment tttttggtccggaccaaacgaaccgaactacaagtgtgaacacaccctaaatgagaaaaaaaagtttaaagaggGCTTAATAAAATAATGGCAGAGATTAATTAATACAATCTAAAGTTAGGAAAGATGTTCTTGTACTTCTCCACACTGCAGGGTTTCAGTTAAACATTGTAGATTGTGGTTGGGGCACTGTGggttaaattacttttttgtataTTGTAGGAAAGCATGTTTCTGGCATGTTTCTGTGAATGTGGGAGTTCTTCCTGGAATGCAGTATAATGTAGAAAGAAAAGCACTTTTTGGCAGTATTTTCTGTTGCATCTTTGTTTGGACACAGTAGCAAGCATAAACTGATAATCTGAGTCAGTTCTTGAGTAATGCAGGACTGCATTTAAGAATTTAGTTCCAACTTTGACCTGTGGAGGGCAGTAATACGCCTTGTAGTATCTACACTGCCGGaaatcaagaagaagaagaagacgactGGTCTTGACAAAAACAATACAGATTCAGCACTCTGTGAAGAATGAagagaaaaactaaacaaaagtgtTCTGTTTCTGAACAGCAGAACATTATGATTCTCGATTCACTTCTGAAAGCTTTGTTCAGAAAGTGTAAGTAAAGATCACATTGCTGGAGCTCAAACAGTGAAAATGGATTTGCTAACTGCAGAAGATCTTTCTTGTCCCGTGTGCTGTGAAATCTTCAAGTCTCCTGTTCTTTTATCGTGTAGCCACAGTGTCTGTAAAGAGTGTCTTCAACAGTTATGGAAAACAAAGGAAACTCAGGAGTGTCCCGACTGTGGAAGATCAGCGAAACCTGACCCTCCTGCTAATCTCGCGTTACAAAACTTGTGTGATATGTTCCTgaaggagagaaaagagaggcCTTCATCAGGATCTGAGGAGATCTGCAGTTTACACGGTGAGAAGCAcaaactcttctgtctggagAACAAACAGCCTGCGTGTGCGGAGTGCTTTACTTCACAGAAACATGTAAATCACACAGTCAGACCCGTCAGTGAAGCTGTTCCATCATATAAGGTAAACAGATTCATATCTGTGGATAAAAAGATACAGAAGACATTTCTCATATTAAATCAATAGGCTATATTACAGAAGTCTCTGGTGGCTCatagattttgactttaaattctAGGAGCAGCTCAATGCAGCACTGAAGTCCTTACACGAGAAACTTGTGCAGAGTGAAAACTTTATAGGAGAGTTTGAGAAAACACTTCAACACATCAGGGTGAGGAAACAATCAAGAGTCATTTTCATTACAGCTGTAGAAAGTtatgatttgatatatttaaagcaatggattccagttgttgttgttttttttttgtaaatgaataccAGCAATCTCACTTCTATTGCAACGATGTGATGTGTTGACTGTGATTTGATTTCAGTCACAAGCTGAGCACACAGAGCGTcagattaaacagcagtttgagaagctccatcagtttctcagagacgaagaagaagctacaatcactgcactgaaggaggaagaggagcagaagaagcagatgatgaaggagaagctggaggagatgaACAGATACATCTCAGCTCTTTCACACTCAATCAGAGACACGGAGGAGATGATGAAAGCCAGTGACAATGTCTGCTTTCTGAAGGTCTGGTTTCAGATCATTCATTGATTGGTTGATGAACGATTGAGTTGTTGATGATCAatggtgtgtttgttctgcaggacTTTCCAGTCTCAATGGAAAGGTGAGTGATCTGCTGATGTCTCTGGTCTGTGTGGTTTTGAAGCCAAAGCCACTGAAGTTCTGACTTCTGAATGCTCTTTCAGATTCCAGAACTCATCACAGCTGGATCCACAGATGCCTTCTGGAGCTTTGATTCATGTGCCGCGTTACTTGGGCAATCTACCCTTCAGAGTCTGCAAGAAGATGCAGGACATCGTCCAGAACAGTGAGTCTGCAGTAGATCTCCGCTCACACACGTTCAGTTTATCGTGACGCAAAAGCACTCCATTATTTCAGTTAGCAGTTGTGAAGATCATACTGCTTCtggtatataattaatattatccaCTATTGTATGTTTTAGTTCTCATTTCTAAATCTGCTCAAGTCCAGAACAGATTCAGCAGTATAAAGGTGTAAAGAAATGTGATTCTCTGGAGAACCTCAAATATAATATTACGCTCAAGAAACCAAAATATATATCACATTCcccaaaaacactcaaaaataaaaattttacaatatatatatatatactctatagatcacaaaaaaaaaacttaataaaataaaaatctgtccagattcattacattaaaaataaagttttgaacaTTTTGTATTCCCAAAGTTACTAATTACATTCATAAGCATCTTAGAATTTACTGATGTTCTAGAAGTTTCTAGAAAAAGTGCTGCTTCATGCATTTTGATTTTTCCAATGAAGAGGCACAATGATGAGGATCTGTTCAGCTAATAATGTGTTTACCAGAAGAATCTGcttcaattttaatttaacattttttaatgtatcttattattttacaatGATCGATTATTAAATCAAACATAACAGAcagttaaaagtgttttaaaacacgCAGTAAGAAAAATCACCTATTATGATTTGACCGATTGATTCCACGATTGCTTTGTATTTTAACCTTCCCAACATATCAGTTTTTCTTCATTGGACACAAATGTTTGAATCACTCATTTAACTCTCAGGTTGTGTTAGGGTCATTTTGACCCGGAGAGAATTTTCTTTCTGCCGAAAATATTATCGCATTGgactaagggtgctttcacacctggccTGTTGTTTCAGGACCTGGCGCGTTTCCCCCTTAGCTCGGTTTGTTTGGGCATATGTGAACACAGCAATAGCGCCTGGATCCGCACCAAAACAATCCGTCCGAGATCGACTGAACGAGGTGGTCTCGGCTCGACTGaaaacgaactctggagcggttcaCTTGTAATGAGAAAAAAATCCAATCCAGCGGACCAGGCTATATGGGTAATTACGTAAGTTCCATGAAAAACAGAAGACGATGTCTGTGGATGAGCACGTCTTCCCCATTTAAAATCAAAGCGCGCCTTTTCATTCTATAATGCCGTCTTAACGCTCTTCGTAGTAGGtgcattttaacagtgttatccTGGACTCCtgctcaaaatgataaattaatataacgacagctatataaaaaaactaaaaataaaaagatccatAAGCCCTCGAAGCTGTTGTAGTTCCATCAAAGCTGGTTCCATCCTGACGGATGACAGCTATGAGCGGAATTCCGAAAAATAAACCGTGGAACTTTGACCAATGAGAGGACAGTTTACTCACGTGAGACTTGAATTAACAATGAGTATCACACTAGCATGCTCTAATATTTAACCAagaaatttgttttgaaatgtttatatcttgtttaaaaaaaaatgcacaaaagaaCACTTGTGgcgttcctggtcaaaaatgaccagcctgctggaggtcattctGTAGGGCTCTGGCCCCGTACAAAGTAGAAGAAACTGGTCCTGCTGCTGGGTTGTTGCCCTTCTACGTCCCTGCCCAGCTCTCCTCATGTAACAGCCTGTCTCCTGGCATCTCCTGCATGCTCTTCAAACTGTGTCTGGGAGACACAGAAAACTTCCTTGTGACGGCACGTATAGATGTGCCTTCCTGGAGGAGCTGGACTACCTGTGAAACCTGACTGGGTTACAGGTACTGCCTCGTGCTATAGACAGTGTGAAGAACCCTAACCCTAGGCTCAGATTAATGAGGCCTACGATCAATCcgtttcaaaaacaaacacaaaaccattcctaattgaaagaaaacaagctgacaaaaagattgaTCCCAATATTAGGTGATAATATTGCATAACAAGTGATTTATAAGCTGCTTTTTTGGTGCCCCGGttatttttgactgggaacaccacaagtgtttCAACACAACCTGAGAGTTAATGTTTGTGGTTGATGCCATTGAACACTGAACGCTCATCGAAGGAAAATGTCTGATGTGTTTGAGCAATAGGACAAGtgtcataattcataatattcTCTGTGTGGTTCACTCTTGATCATATTATGAACATCAGTTAATTGTGTCTCATCAGCTCCCGTGATTCTGGATCCAAACACTGCAAATCCACGTCTCGTCCTGTCTGATGATCTGACCAGCGTGAGACGCAGCAGCTATCAACCTGTTCCTgataatccagagagatttgactGTTATCGCtgtgttctgggttcagagggTTTTAACTCAGGAACACACTCCTGGGACGTGGAGGTTAAAGACGGTTCAGTCTGGACTCTCGGAGTAACTACAGCATCCAACCAGAGGAAGGGATGGGGTTTCTTCAACACAGATGTCTGGAGCTTGCAGTACAATGTGTCTAGACAGTCTGGCTTTCCTGTTGTACAGCAGCTTGATCGTGTGAGAGTGTATCTGGACTATGATGGAGGAACAGTGTCATTCATTGATCCTGTAAcgaacacacatctacacacattcacaaccaccttcactcacacactctaTCCATTCTTCAGTAGTCCTGACTCTCTGAGGATCTTACCGGTCAGTAGCCAGTGATTGGTACTCCTGTGGGTCTGGCTCTTTTGAGTAAGAGTGCTGTTGATCCGAATATCAGAAGAACGCTTTTTCCAGTATTATGCCATTGAAAGAGTTAATTTAACACTTTCCGTTTTGCTTGTGATTGTATCATAGTTTATTTCCGTTATAGAGGTTAAATTTTCattgtattaaatgtatgtaaaaggTTCTTGCTGGTCCACAACAATGTTGAATGAAATGGAAATAGACCTTTTTCACACTTCTGTGTTCGAAAAGCAGAAGCTTCGAATagttgtgcaattttttttcttacctcCCAATACAATCATCATGCATCAAATTGTGGTTGTtcaaattaaagtaatatttGATCGATTATTCAGCAATAACTGGTATTACCATCTTAAACCTGTCATATCCTCCAGGTTTGAGCGCAGTGATTGGACAGCATTATACTTTAGATAATATTGGAGATTAATCATCATAAATAtggtgcaataataaaaataaaatgaaaacgaaCATTCCTCCATCTCATGACTGTGGCCAAACTGACACTCATCtcacttttataatgttaatgtttgtaTATAAAGATTTAAGGAGCCCCTAAAAGGACatggtggtggaaaaaaaaattcgAGATGGGAGGTTTTCATCGAGAAGGGTTTCCATTGGTAGGTAGCTAAATGCATACGAAGGATTGAAAAAGATATCACGGAAAGATATCGCACCTAGTTCGGaaaaaattaatgaacaaaagaaaTGAACATACCTGAAACAGCTGGTCAATGCATTTTTTAAGaagattattcatattttaaaacgtTATAAACTCTTTTCTCTAACTTCCGCTAACTGCCATATGTGCAAGCTGTTCCGCGTGAATAACGTAGGATGTAGGTGTGGCGTAAGCTCGAGTGAAAATACGCTAGTCTCGCGAGAACCAAAGTTTTTTACAGGAgcaaagcaaagtttccttactttagcaaaggaaaaccaggcTCCTCTTGGCTattatcgaaatcctccaacatttgtctttacaaatcctcgtttgtacttctaattagtgaccagtGTTTTGATGTTTCATGGGATATTTCATGGCCCTTTTAAGAATAAACCCATTTAATAGAAGCATCTGTATCAGTATTAGTTCTTTGTATTTCATTCACAATACTTCgcaaaaaaatgctattaaacaaatattcaaaatgtacaaactttgtttctacattaagttagagatgtaaaaaaaaaaaaaaaaaaaaaaaaaacactggtaaagaattcttcaaaaatgtatttaatgaacaACAGACATAAGATATGTCTAGTTTTCTGTCAATGTTGATTATAAGCACAAAAATTTTgaatagcatttttatttctgtataatgcattatgattGGAGGAGACAGAAGCATCCTAATTTGATTAGGGTATAAATGCTGAATCAATGTATTTCCTGGTCGTCGCACTCTGCAGGACAACATAAATGATTGTAGACTTTTTTAttgcaagaaaataaatcttcaaaagaCTTTTGTCTCATACCTTTATTGAAATGGAAAATTGCCGCAACACGTTTTAACGGCTTTCATAGCAACTGTGGGCTATAAGGGCCCTTCTTATAAATGAgtctaaaacaataaacatatatgCAGTGTTGCTCAATGTTTAACTTGGCTTCAGATGCATGATTATTTCATTTGCTACAAACAGAATACAAAAGAAGTACATTCAATGCAGCCATACATGTGGTTGTCCTGGCACCACAGCTGTTCACATGTCCATGGGTTAATGCACATTTTGTATATACGAAAAGTATTCTGCAAAAACTTTTAGGGGGCCCTTGGTTTGGGGGGGCCCAAGAtggtcgcctacctttgcctaatgggtgaGCCTACCTCTGAGAGTGAGAGTTActgaattaaaaatcataaatggCAATTTCCATGACACTGGGAAGTTTTacctgaaaaaaagaagagaatttGCAGCTATTTTATTATGATGCCAAGTAGCAAGTTGATctataaaatgttaactgaatatttattgcaaatatgtgccattctacagaattggcacaaactgctgtcccacaaccaaaaaaaaaaaaaccacgcaCACATTCAAAAAGCATTTAAGTAATTAAATCTTAGATGTTTATTAAGATATTTCTATTATCTATCGAaacccacaataatatttaaaatattagtaagcttagtatatatgtatatatatataatcatcattTATTGGGTACTTTCAATTGGGAGGTGGCTGTCCCGAACCCTAACCTCTAAATTTCAACTTATGAATATTATATCGAATTTTTTCCATAGtagtttttaaaagtatctttctgattattttaaaaagtgaagctccaaaaaaagaaaaacttttttaatcTCACTACCAAAACAGTGTACGTGTTAGTTCATTGGCCAAGACTGATTTTAACCACATCCACAAATTTATGATCAGGAAATATTCCAGTGTCCCTCTTTCTCATAGCTACAAGGTGTGAGTAGATAGTCAACATCATCAAAAATCAAATTAACTCAAAAGAACGAAAAATCTGTGTAACTTTAAGGAACGTCACTACTTAACACCTTTTAtctgcaattaagcacactttttttgtgaGTTATTCCACAACTTTAAGTTTTTACATGTATGGGGTTGTTTCAGTAGTGACAAAAGCAAACACAATCCtcatatttggaaaaaataataatttagtacaaTTTTGGTGTTTTAGTAGTGCTTTAGTATGAGAGTAaaaattctgtaatgtgatgtggttgctccaaagcattactgtcactaccgaaacatgggatgttttgtcAAACAAAGTATATAAtgaattatcaaataaaatgttatgaaagTCTTTGGTTTAATGTATATTCAAACTAATGAATCCTTAACTTTGAAATCAATATGATCATCCTTTTGCCTTTTACAAGAAAAACtggattcaaaatacaaaaaatctcaaattacatttgatatattgttaaaaatgtaaatgttattgatttatctctgaaaaaaagtaataaaataatagcaagaaaatatatttacaatctaCATGTAAGCAAAATCCTAATAGGTCAATATAACCattctaattaaatttttatcactgtttcggtagtgacaaatttggggagaggacaaatattccaaaattttctgaaaatacaatatgagaattaactgcacaattacaatttgcatatatacattttttttttcttctttcccaaGATGTTTCCAACTCTGACTTTGGACAAATTCTGTTGAATGGCTCATATAAAAATGATACATAAAATCATTTGGAAAAGTATATTGCTTTAAACAAAATCCAATAATACCAATAAATGTCAAGAAAGTAAAGACCCCTGAAATGCACATAATATTCCCGGACTTGTAGTTGAAAGTGAATTTAATGCGATTACAGCCTTTTCAAGGACCCACAGGCACCCTACTTTCTCCAGACTGAGTGCACAGGTGCTCCTTTTTCTAAACCTCTTGAACACTGCAATTTCTTGCCAGAATGAGTTTGCAAATAACTCTTCAGATCTATTTGCTATGTGAAACCAGGGCCTGAATTTCGTTTTTTAAACTGGGGGGAATTCCCCCCTTACATGGGTCACATGGGAGGATTTAAAGATTCGGCCCCAATTTAGCCCCGATTTTGACACAACGGGGTTAAATTAAtcatctatatttatttatgtctacAGATTTTAATGTATGGTGGTTTTCAAAACCACTTTTTCAAAATTTGTCATGCTCTCCTCCAAACTTTCAGTAAgagtgtatttcatatattcaagttccagttcatttttttttactttatacaaaATACACCATGAACTGTTTAAACTAATATATGTCACttatttcttcattattttgaGTTGCTTTCATTTTTATGCCTTTTGAGTGAAGAATGTCTCAGCTTTTTAAGAtatagcttaattttttttcttctaatgttTAATCAAAGAATCTGATCTGAAATTAGCATTCCCATTACTAGGTGATATTTGACTCCTAAAAAGTGATTTACAGgggaattttatttttacctttgtaatggcatttttctaactttattaaaagtatttcattaactttatattttaaaattccttatCTTGCATTGTCAAATTTGAAACAACtatataagctttttaaaatttctaatttgGAGGCAttaaataataggcctaataagtCACTGATTTGATCACTGATTCATCAATCAGGAAAGCCATAGAGCATTGAATCCAATTTGGATCCGCTACAACCTAAGAATGCACGTTCATCATATTGAATCCAATTTGGATCCGCTACAACCTAACTAGAAAAATATTACGAATCCTTCTAATTTTGGATCCGCTACAACCTAAAAGCTACAGGCCACAAAAACTATCTAAACTTCCATTCATGTCAAAAAATTCTAGAAAAAAGTTGTAGCAGAGAAAAACTTACCCTTTTTCTAGAGAAAACATAAgttatttgattataaattacAGTCTGGTTTTCGTAAAAAACATTCCACAGAAATGGCGTTACTTAAAGTTTCAAATGATATTATGATGTCAGCTGACTCGAAAGAATATACATGTTGGTTATATTGGACCTCTCATCAGCTTTTGATACTATTGAtcataatattatgatatatatagacTCCGTGACCTGGTTGGTATG comes from the Cyprinus carpio isolate SPL01 chromosome B4, ASM1834038v1, whole genome shotgun sequence genome and includes:
- the LOC109070826 gene encoding nuclear factor 7, ovary-like, with translation MDLLTAEDLSCPVCCEIFKSPVLLSCSHSVCKECLQQLWKTKETQECPDCGRSAKPDPPANLALQNLCDMFLKERKERPSSGSEEICSLHGEKHKLFCLENKQPACAECFTSQKHVNHTVRPVSEAVPSYKEQLNAALKSLHEKLVQSENFIGEFEKTLQHIRSQAEHTERQIKQQFEKLHQFLRDEEEATITALKEEEEQKKQMMKEKLEEMNRYISALSHSIRDTEEMMKASDNVCFLKDFPVSMERFQNSSQLDPQMPSGALIHVPRYLGNLPFRVCKKMQDIVQNTPVILDPNTANPRLVLSDDLTSVRRSSYQPVPDNPERFDCYRCVLGSEGFNSGTHSWDVEVKDGSVWTLGVTTASNQRKGWGFFNTDVWSLQYNVSRQSGFPVVQQLDRVRVYLDYDGGTVSFIDPVTNTHLHTFTTTFTHTLYPFFSSPDSLRILPVSSQ